aaaggaaaggaaatctgGAGTTTGCTGAGACAGGACTGGGGTTAGATGTTTAGACTGATAAACAGTGTTGTAGCAGAACAATGGCAAAACAACGAGAGCCAGGCAACAGAGTGACAGAGAGGAACTTTTTAGCAAAACCTTTAGTTGCAGGACAGAGAGCAGtagttttaaattgaaagaagtTAGGTTAAGATGGGAcgtaaggaagaaattctttactgtgtgagtggtgaggcactggaacaggctgcccagagaagttatggatgccccatccctggaaatgttcaagacagggttggatggggctctgagcagcctggtctagtggaaggggTCCCTACCTAAGGCAGGACAGTTGGAACGTAGTGATCTTTAAAGGCCCTTCCAGCTCAGaccattcagtgattctgtggctGCATCCAGTTTGGACAGGTAGAGTCTAAGCCATACTTGAAATATCAACAGTGCTTATTTatgcagaagacaaaaatggcaaaatggggagaaaaactGTTTCATGACAGTGACGTACACAAAATGGTATCTGTGTTTGGGCTTGGAAACACTAAATGCTGCAACTGGTAAGCAACAAGAGTTCAGTTACGTGGCTATGGACAGAACTACTCAGGATAATGAAACAACAATATAGATCCAAGTTTGTTATTCAGGCTTCAGTGTGTCTAACCTGACTCAGTGTGAAGGACCAAGGAGGTTCTTTCTTTGTGGTCGTTAAGGGGTTTAAAGCACACACTTTTTTAacagatgaaaggaaaataatggtCCTATCACAAGAACTTGGTGATTGAATCAATTTAAGTatgtgtcttggtttgaaagacaggtgtctgctagggAAGGCAGGAGTCTCCCTTGCAATGCAGAATGTAAACTCCTCCCTCCGAATTATtacaattttgaaattaaggggctctcaggcaaagatacaAGGATAGGAATAAatagttctttactagtatgtgtAACAAGGTAAACAAACAACAGCTACGACTTTAACAACAAAACCGAACCAGGAACCCAGTGACAGCCTCCTCGGCCGCAGGCACTTTCCCCTGGCTTTTGTCCGAGACGGGGAGGGATGGAAGAGAGGCTGTGCTTCACGAACACCCTTGAGGCAGTCGCTCCCGGTGCCTCTGCAGGACACTGAAGAGCACTAAGCCGGAGCGGCAGGCGTGAGCAGAAATCCCAGGGTGGTGAACGAGATGTATAAGAAACTCAGCGGCAATTGCTGGAACTGCGTGAcgtcccggcagggcagggagtgcggggcccagcagcagaagaaagacaGCTCCCGGCTGGGTTATGGTGAACTCATTTCCCCAAGCCGCAGATTCGACCCTCCTCCAGagctcagagagagagagcagctgccCCCAGACCCGTCCTTTACCTGCCCCTAAAACTCGCGGTATCTCGCCCCTCGGAGAGAAactcccagaggaaaaaaagtgtagCCAGATACTACACTCTTCTCCCGACCTTGgccacttcttttgttttgcttaagtACCCAGTAGTTAGTTTCCTAGCAgcttatgggaaaaaatatgtaagtaaaaaaaaaagaaaccgAACTCCCAACagtgtgtttgattttttacatttaaatacatttcttattTCACATAGCTCCGCTTTTGATAGTTAGACTTACAGTGAATgaatataaatttattattattttttagaacTCAGTAATAAATTAGTATCTCTTAACactttgcattttctgctgttccagCAGGATGCTTCTGCTGGTGATCGGCATCGCTTCTATACAGATATGTCGTGTCCAGTCTGTTTGCAACAAGCTACATTTCCTATAGAAACGAATTGTGGACATCTCTTCTGTGGTAAGCTAAAAAAGCTCCTAGTTCCAATGGTAAAACTAGAACAGACATACAAACTTCTGGCACTAGCCCAGACATCCTAATTCAAacctttgtttgcttttaactGTTTATCATTGCATCtgcaaaatagattttttttatatatagttGAGAAAGTACATTTATGAATAAACAGTCACTTTAAGAGTGTGCTGCACTGTTTTGTTTGCTATCAGGAATGAAACtggttaattttaaaatgtcaaagaGAATAAGTTTTTTCCAGTTTAGTAAAAACTGAAGAGGTTGAAGAAAAATTGGAAATGTACCATTAAAAATGGtttagaaagaataaaatattctttatctcagagaatatttttcttggaagtCCTGCAGAATTATGAGTAAGTGCATAGTTGATTaaagtgtttggttttgtggtttttgagGCTATATTTATATACAGACATCCTATGCAGTattttgtttcctctccttCAGGTTCCCAGTAGGATTTTTTCAGTGCATCCATCTAGTTTTATGAATTATATAGTGTATACCATGTCTActtgtttaaatgaaaaaacatgCAAGTTtggaaaacagataaaatattcacatttttatatttgtctTCATCTGTTGAAACTGTCAATGATAAAGCCAAGCTTTTAGGACAAATTTTGCATCTCCTGACATTTTTTGTGACTTCTAAATTTTAAACTTgtaaaaaatctaaatatttcttcttcatttaatgattaaaatttttttgtgttttcaggaaATAATGCCTTAAAATTACTGATTCACTTGAACCTATTCAGGATTTTTCTCATTAATAGCATTGAATTTGAACGTGTTAGTTCTTGCTATCTTTAGTGGATGCTGTACACAAAATTACCTCAGAAAACGTAGATCTGGCCTAAGTGCCCATACACACTTTCTGTTGTTTCCCTTGAAGGTGTGTAATGTATTATTTCAGGTGATGTGTGTTTCATCTTAGGAGTTTAAATGTGTGTACCTTACCTTGTGCAGGTTCCTGCATTATTGCCTACTGGAGGTATGGCTCATGGCTGGGTGCCATCCGCTGTCCAATCTGCCGACAGACGGTAATATTTTAAGTCATCATGGACCTGTCAGTTTGGTTAGAATAGCTTAGTATATCCTAGTCTAGGATAGTCTGCCACAAGACACTTATATGTGAGCTGCAATAGTAAGGCTAGCAGATGAAGAAATCTGAGAAACTGAAAGCATAGAGGGGAGATGAAGTCTGAGAAGGTGAAAGAATATAGAGGGATATGTGAGACAGGAATGGTGGGCATTCAGATTTTCCAGACTTTTTGCTTTGACAAATGGCTCAAAAATTCAGACTGTTCCCGTTACTCAAACATAAGTGAACTGCACTGATAGCTCAGCTGTGTTTCTGTAAAGagtatttgaaaacagaaaattgtgAGATTTTATCTATGATTCTTTCATGCATTCTGTTCAGAATGTTATTTAACTTCTTTAACCAGGACTTACATCTGAAAGGCCTGGCTGTTGTAGTAGATTGCCAGTAGCAGCACACTACTGGTTCCTGAGATACACGCTCTCCCATCTCTCTGTCCCTACCAAAAGACAATTCAATAtgtcaatttctttttttggccCTATTTTTAACTTGTATGTATTATTAATTTCATCTTTGTAGAGCAAGCATTTACTTACTTCCTACACAACTTACTTACATTGTCAGTTAGAAATATGTTCCTGCAACTCATTAAGGCTTAGGATCTCTGAGTCTGATAGTGTATGTTTTAACAAAAGTACATCTATATTTTAACACTGCACAAACTACAGAGCTAGTAACTTCTAATGAATTATGTAACTCATGCCCCTGCCCCTTCATTATATCCTGCTTTGATTGTGTGTTTCAGCAGGACAAATGACTGTAAGAAGACAgttgaaggaaaataaaatagatatgACTGGAGGAAGAATGAGTAGGTTTAGAGTGTAACCAGtgacagaaaaaacacaaataatgaATGTGGGCAAGgtggaaatggggaaaataagTGACTTTTTTAGTGTCTCTCTGtgtatatattttcatttaccTTCCTCTGAGTAACAGGTATATTAGGTGGCACTGTTTGCATAGTTATGTATTCATTCTTACCCTGGTTTATAAATGAGGAAAGATGTATACATGAGCATGAGTCATACAAGAGGTTTGTGGCAGGACCAGAAGTTGAATGTAGATCTGCTCATGCTCTTGTTTCTAAATGTGACTGCCACACAGATTTATATTTAGTTGCCAGGTATATAGAAGGCTTCTGAAGACTGTAGTAATTTCAAGTGCTATGCCTTCATTGTTTCCTATGATATCCACATTTTATACCTGTACATTGCTTCCATATAGAAGTCTCAAGTTTTCAGCAACTCCTATGCAGAAAGATAACATACATAAGGTCATATTCACATATATCTTACTTCTCTATGTTTGCATGAAAATTAACCCAAGAAAAGAGTAAAATCCTCTGTCCTTACAAAAGAGCTCAAGgtttaaatctttttcttttaattcatctCAGTATGAAGATGGATATGCAAAATTATGAGTTTTGCTGCATGTTTGTTGTCATGCAAGCCAATTCtaaatatagaaaaagaaagggctCATTAATCgctttatttgatttttaattcaggaaacaaaactgaatttggTAAATTAACTTTATTTGCAAATCATCTGTCCCACTTAATGAAACATAAAGCACTTTGgtgtttagaaaaaaacatataggtctcttatttttttttaacaatctctttaaaaattaatattctggAAGGAGCTGTAAGTAATTAATTAGTTAGAATTTAATAGCGGTATCCATGCTagtaattttcagtttattttcctATTAGCTCCCATTAAAAGTTTTTTCTATGTAACTGACTGAAGATGACTGTTTTACAGTTGCATGTGTAGCATAATCTTCCTGCTGTGCCTAGGTAACACTGTTCTTACCACTCTTTGGTGAAGATCAGCAGGGTGCAGCCCAAGTGTTTCAAGATGTTAATGATTACAATCGAAGATTCTCAGGACAGCCCAGATCGGTAAGTTTTGAGTAAATTTAGGTGGAAGTCAGTGGTATCAGGAGAGTCTGAGAGCAATTTTTTATAGTTGTTGTTTTTGccccttattttctttccctgggatgtggattttctcttcctgatGCTTAGGGCCTAGGCAACTTTCCGTCAGGAAATTCATGTTGAAATGGTTAGTCAAACAAGAGCTCAAAATTCTTTATTTGtcatttatgaaaatatatggAAACTTGCTTTTTGTTGTGAGTGAGAATCTAATAAGCCTTGAGTTTTCTCAAGTGTTCATGTGTTTAGTCAGTTTTTAGATATGAGTCATTATTTTGAAAGGATCAATAACTAGTCAgtaaaaatacttcattaaaTACATGACCTGCAGGGAAGAATATTCACTTCATTTATCTTTTTACATTGATTTGAAGAATCTGAAGTTCTCTGTGCCTTTCTCCTCAGACAGCTATATGCTgtcttgattttttaatttttcccctaGATTATATTACAGTTTTTATTCTCCTCTCTGagtgaagaaaaacagattttttttccataaatagCTAAGAGAGGTGGTCAGAGTTCTAGAAATGTTAGAAAGTCAGCCTTGTCTCCTGTGTGCATGTCCCGTTTCACAAAGTGAAATGCGTGCACATGCATAACCTCCCTGCTTGTCTTCATTTGTGATGAGATTTGGATATTGCAAGAAGACATTAGCAAGAAAAGTGTACAGTACAAAGAGACAGAAGAGGGAGGGGTATTTTTCTAAACCACAGAATGTATGAGGTTTGTCCAGAAGACATTGAAACTACCTTTCAGGCTCCATTAGACCTCTCTGTGAGCTATGTCTAGTCCCAGTAACCTGTCTGAGGTCATGCCAGTAATCTGCACTAAAGCCCTAATTGGACTAGATAGATTGTCTTTGATTTATACACAGTGTTCCCACATACAAAATTCCTTTCTCAAAAACTTTTTAAGTTATGGCAATAACTCATTTTAATAGAGTTTAATGGCTCTGTGTAGAAACTGTGTACCGTAGAAGGGAAccagtattaaaaaaagttttaaagttCACTCCTCCCTACTCAGTCTCTTGCTGAGCTGGCAGAATCATAGTAGCAAAATGGAAAGGAGCCAGGAATGGATTAATTTAAAGGTGTTTCAGTTTACTTTGAAGCTTCATCCATCCTTTGGAAACTTGTGTGAATCACTGGTTATACACCAGGAGAGGGGGTGTTGTGTTTCTGAAAAATTGTAACCTATTTTACTTTACcagttaggttttttttcttgcagtccTTGTTTGTCTTGCATTCTGATCAATATTTCACCCCAGTTACcctgtttgctgtttttcactttcccaatcatttgttttcttctagtATTCATTGCTTTCCCTTCACAATAGATGCCAGTATATTTTATAGTGATGTATACTAAGTGTATGCTTTTCATTGTAGAATAACACCGTGTGACTATTTCTTGAAAACATGTATATTCTCAGTCTGACTTTCTACCCAGTAAAACTAAACTCATTAACtcttaatggattttttttaaaatacctaaaCTAACAGATTCTAACATGTAATGTAGTAGTAGAAACTCAAGTTTAGTATGGATATGTTGCTAAAGCAAAATACTGATTTTGGGTTCTTTCTTTATAGATTATGGAAAGAATTATGGATCTCCCCACTTTACTGCGACATGCTTTCAGGGAGATGTTTTCTGTAGGGGGCCTCTTCTGGATGTTTCGCATCAGAATATTCCTCTGCTTGATTGGAGCCTTGCTGTACCTGGCTTCACCTCtggattttcttcctgaagctCTGTTTGGAATTCTGGGGTTCTTGGATGatttctttgtcatttttcttctgctgataTATATCTCTATCATGTACAGAGAAGTGGTAACACAGCGTCTAAATAGATGAAGTGGACAAAAATGACCTAA
The genomic region above belongs to Sylvia atricapilla isolate bSylAtr1 chromosome Z, bSylAtr1.pri, whole genome shotgun sequence and contains:
- the RNF170 gene encoding E3 ubiquitin-protein ligase RNF170 isoform X4, with product MNSVSPSGLFRTLYVSICFGLMKWWNCLLGIALHKSYITEADFQYSNGKNVPQRLLTSDLAETCFIRAVMASHQAEVQSLKLDNDSVIEGVSDQVLVAVVLSFTFIAALVFTLLRNEHQNIHPENQELVRALRQQLQTDQQDASAGDRHRFYTDMSCPVCLQQATFPIETNCGHLFCGSCIIAYWRYGSWLGAIRCPICRQTVTLFLPLFGEDQQGAAQVFQDVNDYNRRFSGQPRSIMERIMDLPTLLRHAFREMFSVGGLFWMFRIRIFLCLIGALLYLASPLDFLPEALFGILGFLDDFFVIFLLLIYISIMYREVVTQRLNR
- the RNF170 gene encoding E3 ubiquitin-protein ligase RNF170 isoform X2, which translates into the protein MASHQAEVQSLKLDNDSVIEGVSDQVLVAVVLSFTFIAALVFTLLRNEHQNIHPENQELVRALRQQLQTDQDASAGDRHRFYTDMSCPVCLQQATFPIETNCGHLFCGSCIIAYWRYGSWLGAIRCPICRQTVTLFLPLFGEDQQGAAQVFQDVNDYNRRFSGQPRSIMERIMDLPTLLRHAFREMFSVGGLFWMFRIRIFLCLIGALLYLASPLDFLPEALFGILGFLDDFFVIFLLLIYISIMYREVVTQRLNR
- the RNF170 gene encoding E3 ubiquitin-protein ligase RNF170 isoform X1 — protein: MASHQAEVQSLKLDNDSVIEGVSDQVLVAVVLSFTFIAALVFTLLRNEHQNIHPENQELVRALRQQLQTDQQDASAGDRHRFYTDMSCPVCLQQATFPIETNCGHLFCGSCIIAYWRYGSWLGAIRCPICRQTVTLFLPLFGEDQQGAAQVFQDVNDYNRRFSGQPRSIMERIMDLPTLLRHAFREMFSVGGLFWMFRIRIFLCLIGALLYLASPLDFLPEALFGILGFLDDFFVIFLLLIYISIMYREVVTQRLNR
- the RNF170 gene encoding E3 ubiquitin-protein ligase RNF170 isoform X3, producing MSCPVCLQQATFPIETNCGHLFCGSCIIAYWRYGSWLGAIRCPICRQTVTLFLPLFGEDQQGAAQVFQDVNDYNRRFSGQPRSIMERIMDLPTLLRHAFREMFSVGGLFWMFRIRIFLCLIGALLYLASPLDFLPEALFGILGFLDDFFVIFLLLIYISIMYREVVTQRLNR